A portion of the Mesoplasma entomophilum genome contains these proteins:
- the uvrC gene encoding excinuclease ABC subunit UvrC, with amino-acid sequence MELKNKVSNLPNKPGCYLYLNKDNHVIYVGKAKNLKKRVSSYFDRAQNLKTTRLVREIIDLEYFVVSNEKESLLLEENLIKKYRPKYNVLLNDDKAYPYIIITNEKNPSYKYVRKLDKKALRSFGPLPIGSNARETLITLQRLFPLRRCKGDLGKPCLHYFIGQCSGACFKDVDKQYYQEQIKKVDNFFKGNINEVKTILTNQMQKAAENLQFEEAQRIKEQIISLDFTTTKQNVEFKSQADVDVISYYIEEEKIALVTLFYRSGKLLFKDEHVQLYFEQDLTDLIDSFMTQIYEKNILPNKIIVDKEIELFDMNEKYKSLLTHPIKEEEKIIYQIAIDNAKEAIRKSKISTTTNIGNENELLLQLQEKAKLNKEPYRLEMFDISNIGNEFIIGSCVVYINGKPVRNEFRKYNIESKFKSDYDRMKEMLYRRFQKALLEKRMLPDLIIMDGGIIQVHAAKEIINALGLSEIQIIGLVKDEHHNTSFLLDTNEDEVNIKDQPKLFNWLSSIQIRVDEYAKSGFRKKQNNSFLKSELEGVEGLGKKRIQDLFKKYNTISEIEQADQEDLFKILKNKKALDNLNIYLKNRK; translated from the coding sequence ATGGAATTAAAAAATAAGGTTAGCAATTTACCAAATAAGCCAGGTTGTTATTTATATTTAAATAAAGATAATCACGTTATTTATGTAGGTAAAGCAAAAAACTTAAAGAAAAGAGTTTCTTCATACTTTGATAGAGCTCAAAATTTAAAAACAACAAGGTTAGTAAGAGAAATTATTGATCTTGAATATTTTGTGGTTTCAAATGAAAAAGAGTCTTTGCTTTTGGAAGAAAACTTAATTAAAAAATATAGACCGAAATATAATGTGCTATTAAATGATGATAAAGCTTATCCATATATTATTATTACTAATGAAAAAAATCCATCATATAAGTATGTAAGGAAATTAGATAAAAAAGCACTAAGAAGTTTTGGGCCTTTGCCAATAGGTTCAAATGCAAGAGAGACTTTAATAACATTGCAAAGACTATTTCCATTGAGAAGATGTAAAGGTGATTTAGGCAAACCATGTTTACACTACTTTATTGGTCAATGTAGTGGAGCTTGTTTTAAAGATGTTGATAAACAATACTATCAAGAACAAATTAAAAAAGTTGATAATTTTTTCAAGGGAAACATAAATGAAGTAAAAACGATACTTACAAATCAAATGCAGAAAGCAGCTGAAAACTTACAGTTTGAAGAAGCTCAAAGAATTAAAGAACAAATTATAAGTTTAGATTTCACAACAACAAAACAAAATGTTGAGTTTAAAAGTCAAGCTGATGTTGATGTTATAAGTTATTATATTGAAGAAGAAAAAATTGCTCTTGTAACTTTATTTTACAGATCAGGTAAATTGCTTTTCAAAGATGAACATGTACAACTTTATTTTGAACAAGACCTTACTGACTTGATAGATTCATTCATGACTCAAATTTATGAAAAAAATATTTTACCCAACAAAATAATAGTTGACAAAGAAATTGAATTATTTGACATGAACGAAAAATATAAGTCATTATTGACTCATCCCATAAAAGAAGAAGAAAAAATAATTTATCAAATAGCTATAGATAATGCAAAAGAAGCAATAAGAAAATCTAAAATATCTACGACAACTAATATTGGTAATGAAAATGAATTATTATTACAACTACAAGAAAAAGCAAAGCTTAACAAAGAACCATATAGATTGGAAATGTTCGATATATCAAACATTGGAAATGAGTTTATTATTGGAAGTTGTGTTGTTTATATAAATGGTAAACCTGTCAGAAATGAATTTAGAAAATATAACATTGAAAGTAAGTTTAAATCTGATTATGACAGAATGAAGGAAATGTTATACCGAAGATTTCAAAAGGCTCTGCTTGAAAAAAGAATGCTACCAGATTTAATAATCATGGATGGTGGAATAATTCAGGTACATGCTGCAAAAGAAATAATAAATGCATTAGGCTTATCTGAAATACAAATTATTGGATTAGTTAAAGATGAACATCATAATACATCATTTTTGCTTGATACTAATGAAGATGAAGTTAACATAAAAGATCAACCAAAATTGTTTAACTGATTAAGCAGTATTCAAATTAGAGTTGATGAGTATGCAAAGTCAGGATTTAGAAAAAAACAAAACAATTCATTTTTAAAATCAGAACTTGAAG